In the Terriglobia bacterium genome, TCGATAACCAGCCTGGACTGAAGCGGAATGCCCGTAAAAACCGGCACGTTGTAAATAATGACCGGAACAGGCGACGCATCGGCGACGGCCGTGTAATGCGCGAAGTACACATCGGAAGTCATCTGCGGCTTGAAATAGAACGGGTTTTTTATCAGCACCGCGTCCACGCCGCGGTCCGCAGCCTCTTTCGTCAGCGCGATCGTGGCTTGCGTGGATTCGACTCCGGTACCTGCCAGCAAGGTCATTGACGAAGGCACGCGTTTTCGTGCCGCTTCAATCAGCCGGAGTTTCTCGGCGTGCTCAAGATAAACCGACTCACCATTCGACCCCAGTACAAGATACCCCTCGATGCCCGCTTCGATGTATTTATCGATGTTCCGCTCGAATGCGTCGTAGCGCACGGCGCCCTTCTCGTCGAACGGCGTCACCATCGGCGGAATGATGCCTTTGAAATTCAGCAATTCGCGTATTCCC is a window encoding:
- a CDS encoding dihydrodipicolinate synthase family protein produces the protein MLNFKGIIPPMVTPFDEKGAVRYDAFERNIDKYIEAGIEGYLVLGSNGESVYLEHAEKLRLIEAARKRVPSSMTLLAGTGVESTQATIALTKEAADRGVDAVLIKNPFYFKPQMTSDVYFAHYTAVADASPVPVIIYNVPVFTGIPLQSRLVIELSKHPNIRGVKDSSGDVKLISEIVWNTDASKLPVIAGAAPTLFPAMAAGARGGIIALACAAPKPSLALYRAFAAGDYAKAGNIQRIIAPSAVAVTGTNGIAGLKAAMELQGLEGGMPRRPLLPLKPEPREELAQILRRMNSEITEIS